The genomic window ACGGGTGGGCGGGATAACATCTTCCGCAATGCTTTTGATGGTCAGGATGGCTTCAACTGCTCCTGCGGCGCCAAAGAGGTGACCCAAAGACGCTTTTGGCGCCGTCACACAGGCCGCATCACCGAAGACTGTCTTGATGGCTTTTGCTTCTGCGAGATCACCCACAGGTGTTCCCGTTGCATGTGCGTTGATGTGCCCAATGTCTGCTGCATCCAAGCCTGCATTGTCCAGGGCCTTGCGGATGGCCGTGACTTGGCCCGCTCCATCTTCCGCAGGCGAAGTCATATGGAAGGCGTCGGAGGCAATGCCGACTCCGCGGAGGACAGCGTGGACTTTGGCGCCCCGGGCCCAGGCATGTTCAGCGCTTTCAAGAACGAGAATGCCGGCCCCTTCGCCGAGGACGAAACCGTCGCGGTCGGCTGCGAACGGACGCGAGGCGGAGCCCGTGTCCGCGGTACGCGTTGACATCGCCTGCGTCTGAAGAAAGGCCGCGACCGTTATTGGCGTGATGGCAGCCTCGGTTCCGCCCGCTATGACCACGTCGGCTTCACCCGAGCGGATCAGCCGGGCGGCCTGGACCAACGCTTCGGCGCCGGAGGAACATGCGGAGACGGGAGTGTAGGAACCCGCCCTGGCCCCATAGTGAATACTCAACGCCGCAGCCGGTCCATTGGGCATCAGCATTGGCACCGTCCGTGGTGAGACGCGACGCTGGCCACGGCTTTCAAGAATGTCGTCCTGCTGGAGCAAGGTGCCTATGCCTCCAACCCCGGTCCCCACAACCACCGCGAGCTTGGTGCCATCAACCGTGGGACTGCCGGCGTCCGCCCAAGCTTCGGCGGCTGCAACCATGGCGGCCTGCTGAACCCGATCCAGCCGCTTCGCCGCCACGGGCATCAATGAATTGGCCGGATCTTCCGCCATGGGCGCCGCGATCGAAACCGAGAGGCCGGAATCTTGCAGGAAGTCCAGGCTCACATCGCGGATACCGGAGCTTCCCGCGAGAAGCGACTCCCACGTTGTCCTGACGTTCCCGCCCAAGGGGGTAGAAGCCCCCAAGCCCGTGACTGCAATATCGGTTGCACGCATGACAAACCTTCCACTCGTTATCTTGTATGTCATACAAGATAAGCACTTAGTTGTATGAAGTACAATTTTTGAGTGGAAGACGCAGGCAAGAGAAGACGCCGCCCGCAAGGGCCATCGCAGGCCCGGGGCCATTCAACCCGGCAGCACATTTTGGACAGCGCCGTGAAGCTGTACCTCTCCAGAGCCGACAGGGAAGTCAGTGTGGCTGCCATCGCAGCCGACGCCGGCGCTTTCCCCAACCAAGTGACCTACTACTTCGGCTCGAAGGACTCGCTGTTTATCCACGCCGCCTTCCTGGCCCTACTGCACGACGCCGAACGCGTTGAGGCGGTGGGTCTGTCAGTAGAAAGCCCGGCCTCGTTCCGCAGCGCCATGGCCAGGACCGTACTGATACTGCCCTCCATGCCCCTCGTTGTGCGTGCGCTTGCGGTGGGAACATCGCGTCCGGACCTTTCCGCCGTCGTCGATCAGCATTTGAACCTGCTCTTTCGACAGTCAGAGCGGTACCTGACCCGCCTGCTGAAGCAACGGAACTGGGAGCTCGAGCGCCCCCTGCCCGTTGAGACGAGGACGTTCTGGAGTACAGCATTTGGTGCGACGCTCCTTTCGCAAGCAGGCGTCGCAGGAAGCGGCAATGATTTGGACCTGGCAGGAACGCTGACGGTACGAACCATTGGGGACTGAGCCCGAGCGGACCCGGCACGGCATATTCCCGATTTAGTAAGGTTACTTAGCGTCCTGTACCATCTGTTCCCATGAACAGCCCGGCGCAGTCCCAAACCTCAAAACTCAAGCAGTCGATCACTGGCCCGCTTCTCTTCCTCTTTATCCTCGGCGATGTCTTGGGCGCGGGCATTTACGCCCTGGTGGGGAAAGTCGCGGGCGAGGTAGGAGGTGCCGTGTGGATTCCCTTGGCGCTGGCGCTGTTCCTGGCCATGCTGACCGCCGCCTCCTACGCGGAGCTCGTGACCAAGTACCCGAAGGCCGGCGGCGCTGCCGTCTTTGCTGAACGGGCTTTCAAAGTGCCCCTGGTTTCATTCCTGGTGGGCTTTTCAATGCTGGCAGCCGGGGTGACCAGTGCAGCAGGGCTGAGCCTCGCGTTCGCCGGGGACTACCTGAAGCCCTTCCTGGACATACCCGCCACGCCCACGGCCCTGGTGTTTCTGTTGTTGATCGCACTCCTGAATGCCCGCGGCGTCAAAGAATCCGTCAGGGCGAACGTGGTCATGACCGTCATTGAAGTATCGGGACTGGTTCTGGTCATAGTCCTGGTGGGCCTGATGTTCGGCCGGGGAGACGGTGATGTTTCCCGCGTTGTCGAGTTCAACCCTGCGGTGACCCCCGGGGCAGGAATCCTCGCCGCATCACTGCTGGCGTACTACTCGTTCGTGGGTTTTGAGACCTCTGCCAACGTTGCCGAAGAGGTCCGCGACGTCCACCGCGTCTACCCCAAAGCACTGTTCGGGGCATTGCTGACCGCCGGGGCCATCTACATCCTGATTGGCCTGGCTTCCTCCATAGCCCTGCCTGCCAGTGACTTGAACAGTTCCTCGGGCCCCTTGCTGCAGGTTGTCCAAGCCACAGGCTTTGGGGTGCCCGACTGGCTCTTCGGCCTGGTTGCACTCATCGCCGTCGCCAACGGTGCGCTCCTGACCATGATCATGGCCAGTCGTCTGGCTTTTGGCATGGCGGAACAATCACTGCTGCCGGCAGGATTGGGGCGGGTCCTCCCCCAGCGGCGCACGCCCTGGGTTGCCATCGCTGTCACCACACTGGCAGCAATGGCTTTGACCGCCACCGGAGACCTCGGCTCACTCGCCGAAACCGTGGTCCTGCTGCTCTTGTTCGTGTTCATCAGCACCAACGTCGCCGTCCTGGTCCTGCGCAAAGACAGGGTCGAACACAAGCATTTCCGCGTGCCGGTGGTCATTCCTTGGCTGGCTTTGGCTTCGTGTGTCCTCCTGCTGTTCCAGCAAGGCCCGGAAATCTGGTTGCGTGCAGCCATCCTCCTGGCGATCGGGCTCGTCCTCTTTTTCGTGACGCGCTGGACCCAGGCGCGCAAGCGGACCGGGAAGCTTGCGGCGAACCGGCACCCCGAGGCAGCGAAGGAATCCCTGGAGTCCTAGAAGCCTCCGGTGAACCCTCGAGGGTCCATCGACTACCCTGATCCAGAAGCCGAACCTGAAGAGGCGGAAACCAGCGAAACATAAACATCGAGGAGCTCCGTGCCAACCGACATCCCCTGGAACCGTGGCGAGTGGACCAACCAGCCGGCCGCCGTCGTCGAGCAGGCAGGTGACCTGCTGGTGACCGCCGTCGAAAGCAGCGACGCTTGGCGCGTCACGTCCTACGGTTTCATCCACGACACAGAGCACGCACTCCTTGCCCCTTTTCCGCAGGACAGCGCCATGGAGGTTGAGTTTACGGCCGGGTTCTCCGAACAGTTCGACCAAGCGGGCATCTTCGTCCGCGTCAGCGCCGAACGCTGGATCAAAGCAGGAGTCGAATTCGCCGACGGCGCCGCTCAAGTGGGCGCGGTGGTGACGGACGGCTTCTCGGACTGGTCCTTGGCGCCTGTGCCGGAATGGAACGGCGGGCGGGTTCGCATGAGGGTCAGCCGCTCGGGCGACGCACTCACCATCCGGGCCGCTTCAGGCGGGAACGAGCTCCAGCTGGTGCGGGTGGTGCCATTTGCCCCCGATCTGGTCGCAACCGCCGGGCCTTTCACATGCGCACCAACACGCGCAGGCTTGACCATTCCTTTTCACTCCTGGCGGGCCACCCCAGCGGACAGCAACCTCCACTGACGCGGCAGGTGCGGAACGGGCTTGCGGGTCCAATCGTTCATGAGATTATGGAGATTACTGCGGCCTGCAACTGATCAGTGCCGCCACTCAGTTGGCTCCGTAACAAGCCTATGGGGGGCACATCACGGTGGAAGATACTGCAAGTCTTTGGCGTACTGACCCCACGACGTTTCGCGACGTCGTGGTCAACCGCCGAGCCATTGAAGCTGCTTTGGCGGGCGAGTGCCCTCCGGTGGAGCGCGTCAGGTACCTGGCTCTCCTCGGCCGGGACGCCGAGGCCCTCGACGAAGGCTTCAAACTGCTGCCCCATACCGATGACCGCCGTGAGTTATTGCTGATACTTGCCCAGGTCCATCAGCGGCAGTACCGCTGGCACGATGCAGCAGTCCTCCACGAAAGGGCACTGCGAACAGTGCGGTCTCCCGGAGATGAGGCCTACGTTCGTCACCACATCGGCCGGCGACTCTTCGATGAAGCCCGCTTCCGTTCTGCTGCCGATGAATTTCAATGGGCAGCGGATTTGTACCGAGTGGCCGGGCATCCCGACCTTGCCGAGGACAACCGCCAAGCCATGCGCCATGCCCTCCAGGTACACAGCGCCGAGCGCGGCATGGAACGTTCAGCGTTCGACCTCTCCTAAGACCCAAGGCCCCAACAGAATCAGCACTCCAGACAGTGGGTATCCCCTGCCTGGGACCTGCCGCTCAAGCAACTTCCGCAACGGGCCTTCCCACCCACAACCGGCTTTGGCACCCGCCTGATGTAGCCTAGTAAGTAAGCTGACTAATTGTGAAAGCCTGGGGGTGCCTGAATGCCTGATATGGAACGATGGCCAACCAGCCGGCTGCTGTCTACTGCGGCCCGGCTCGTGGAACTGGCATGGAACGACAAACTACGTCCGCTGGGGTTGACCTATCCGGCGGTCCTTACGCTCGACGCGGTCGCAACAGGGGGACCCATCACGCCCGGGGATCTTGCCCGCAGCGTCCGGGTTCAAGCGCAAACCATGGGGCCGCTGCTGACCAGGCTTGAATCGCGTGGCTATATCCGCCGTGAGCCCAACCGCTTCGACCGCCGCAGCCAATTGGTATTGATCACCGACCTGGGCCTGAGCCTGCTGGAGCAATCCCATGACCAGGAGAGCACGGTCCTCTCAGCGGTTGATCTGGACTCCGAGGGCCTCCGCGAAGAGCTCCTCGCAATCGTGCGCCACACGAATTTCCACTGAGCGCAGGTCATCCCGCGTAGACGAAAGTTCTTCTATCAAGCAGTATGGAGTTATCCGCTGATGAAGTCCGGCGTCCCAAGGAGAAAACCTCTCCAACCACAACACCGGGCTAATGACACTGACAGTGATGCCCGGACGAGTAAAAAAGGGCATCATGAGTGAACTTCAAATAGGTGACAATTTGCCGGTGGACCTCCTGAGCTTCAGGGCAGCTGAGTGCCTTGTTTCAACGGGAGCACCTGAATCCGAGGACGTGTGCGTCCTGGACGCAGGCCACACAGGAAACCATTTGGCCGCAGGGGCAGACATGGTGGTTCGGGCCGTCTGGGCCTAGACCGCGGGAAGCCTGGACCAAAAGAACAATAAGTTGAGGGCAAGCGACGCCGTACGGCTCGCTTGCCCTCAGCGTTCCTAGGTGCCGCAGAAAGTCCGGTACGGGCCGAAGCTTTCCGGTGCAGGCTCGGCATACTTTTCCAGTCCAGGGCGTTCGCTGTACGGCTCGGACAAGGCCGCCACCAAACGCTCTGCAGGGCCGGTGTCCCCTTCCGTGGCCGCAGCAAGGGCTTCTTCCACCAGATGGTTCCGAGGGATGTAGACCGGGTTCACCCTGTCCATGGCATCGGCATCCGGAGACAACGCCCGCCATCGATCCAACCAAGCATCGAACGCAGCCAGATCCAGGATTTGCCTGCGCGAGGGTTCGGTTTCCCCACGGGCTGCCTTGCCGAGGCTCCGGAAGAACGAGGTGTAGTCCGCGCGCGCCTCTTGAACCAACTGCAGGAGCTCATCCACCACAGGTGAGGCAACGTCGTCGTCAATTGCCTCCGGCAGCCCAAGTTTGGCCTTCATGCCGTTGAACCATGTTGCGCTGTACTCCTCCCGGAAACCTTTGAGCGCTTCAACGGCGAGGGCAACAGCCTGCTCCTCATCCTCATGGATCAGGACGGCGATTGACTCAGCAAAGCGGGCAAGGTTCCACTCAGCAACCACCGGCTGGTTCCTGTAGGCGTAGCGTCCCATCTCATCAATGGAGCTGTAGACCGCCCCCGGATCGAAGCCTTCCATGAAAGCACACGGGCCATAATCGATGGTTTCACCGGACACCGTCATGTTGTCTGTGTTCATGACGCCGTGCACGAATCCCACCAGCATCCACTGCGCCACAAGTTTCGCCTGTACCGAAATGACGGCCTTGAGCAGCGCGAGGTAGCGGTTGCTTTCAGCGGCCGACGACGGGTGGTGGCGTTCGATTGCATGGTCGGCAAGGCGGCGAAGCAGGTCCAGGTCATTGGAGGCCCTGGCGTACTGGAAACTGCCAACCCGCAAGTGGCTTGCCGCCACCCTGGTCAGGACGGCCCCCGGAAGGAGTGCCTCCCTCTGAACCTGCCGCCCTGTGGCAACCACCGCGAGCGACCTCGTGGTGGGAATGTTCAGCGCATGCATCGACTCACTCACGATGTACTCCCGCACCATGGGTCCGATCGCGGCCAGGCCATCACCGTTCCGGGCAAAGGGCGTGCGCCCCGAACCCTTGAGGTGTATATCGCGGAGTTTTCCGTCAGCATCTTCAACCTCACCCAGCAAGAGGGCGCGGCCGTCCCCCAGGCGAGGCGAATAGAAGCCGAACTGGTGCCCGGCATACCCTTGGGCCACCGGCGTAGCTTCCTCCGGCAGGGCATTGCCGATCAGCAACCGCACGCCCTCCGGGGTCCGGAGGAAATCGGGATCAAAACCAAGCTCGACGGCGAGTGGCTGGTTGAGCATCAGAAGCTGCGGATCCGGAGCTTCCTCCGCCCGCCACGGCACAGCCAGCTCCGGCAACGCTCCGGCGAACTGCCCTTGGAAGGTGATGGTGGAACGTGCTACGTCACTCATTTCTTAAGGATATAGACGCAGTTCCCCGCTCGAAAGGACAAGCAGCCCGGATAGCATGTGAACTTACTACCCATCCATGGAGGGCAGGCAGGGATCTCCCCGCACTCGCGATAGGCTGGTAGAGGTGCGCCGGGAAGTCTGGTCGGCATAGTTTCGTCGACCCCTTGCAAAGGACACTTGTATGAACAACAACCGGACCGACCCACCGCGCTCCTCCATCCTTGGACGTGGAAGCTACGCCGAATCGCTGCGCATTGGGGCAATCCTCCGTAAGGAAACGGTAGGTGGCGCCCTGCTGGTCGCCGGTGCCGTGCTTGCCCTCATCTGGGCCAACTCCCCCGCCGCGGACAGCTACTTCGCCTTGCGGGACTTCAAGATCGGCTATGAGCCGTGGCATTTGGAACTCAGCCTGGGTGCCTGGGCAGCCGACGGCCTGCTGGCCATCTTCTTCTTCCTCGTAGGGCTGGAACTCAAACGTGAGTTCGTGGCCGGAGACCTTCGTCAGTTCAGCAAGTCAATCGTCCCCATCGCGGCGGCGGCCGGCGGAGTGGTGGTCCCGGCCGTCATTTACGCAATCATCAATGCAAGCAGTCCGGAAACCCTGCGCGGTTGGGCCATCCCGACCGCCACAGACATTGCTTTCGCGGTTGCAGTGTTGGCCATCATCGGGTCACATCTGCCCAGCGCCTTGCGCATTTTCCTTCTGACGCTTGCGGTGGTGGATGACTTGATCGCCATCAGCATCATCGCCATCTTCTACTCTTCCGACATCCAGGTCACGCCGCTGCTCTTTGCCTTGATCCCCTTGGCGGCCTACACGTTCCTGGCCCAAAAGTACCGACGCTTCTTCGGCACCAAGCCCATGGCGGCCTGGCTTATCCTGCTCCCCCTCGGTTTGGCCGTCTGGGCGCTCATCCATGCCTCCGGTATCCACGCAACGGTTGCAGGTGTGCTCCTGGGCTTCGCCATCCCCGTGATCCGTTCACAGGCAAGCGGGGGACCTGAGGCGGGTCCAGGGCTTTCCGAAATCTTCGAGCACCGCTTCCGGCCCATCTCGGCCGGAATCGCAGTCCCGGTCTTCGCCTTCTTCTCCGCCGGCGTCGCAGTGGGTGGCTGGGAAGGACTTGGTTCGGCGCTGACGGACCCCGTCGCCATCGGCATCATCGTGGCGCTGGTCCTGGGCAAGCCAATCGGCATTCTCGGGACAACCTGGGTCCTCACGAAAATCACCAAGGCTTCCCTGGACAGCTCCTTCAAATGGATCGATGTCCTGGGTGTTTCAGTGCTGGCAGGAATCGGCTTCACTGTTTCCTTGCTGGTGGCAGAGCTCAGCTTCGGCCAAGGCAGCATTCACGATGATCACGCCAAGGTGGGGATCCTTGCCGCCTCATTGTTGGCGGCACTGCTGGCCTCCGTTGTGCTGAGCACCCGCAACCGCCAGTACCGCATTGCCGAGGCACAGGAAGCCATCGATTCCGACGACGACGG from Arthrobacter sp. StoSoilB20 includes these protein-coding regions:
- a CDS encoding beta-ketoacyl-[acyl-carrier-protein] synthase family protein, yielding MRATDIAVTGLGASTPLGGNVRTTWESLLAGSSGIRDVSLDFLQDSGLSVSIAAPMAEDPANSLMPVAAKRLDRVQQAAMVAAAEAWADAGSPTVDGTKLAVVVGTGVGGIGTLLQQDDILESRGQRRVSPRTVPMLMPNGPAAALSIHYGARAGSYTPVSACSSGAEALVQAARLIRSGEADVVIAGGTEAAITPITVAAFLQTQAMSTRTADTGSASRPFAADRDGFVLGEGAGILVLESAEHAWARGAKVHAVLRGVGIASDAFHMTSPAEDGAGQVTAIRKALDNAGLDAADIGHINAHATGTPVGDLAEAKAIKTVFGDAACVTAPKASLGHLFGAAGAVEAILTIKSIAEDVIPPTRNLHQGNVDPQIGLDIAVSPRYGTQSAALSNSFGFGGQNVSLVFSKSHV
- a CDS encoding TetR/AcrR family transcriptional regulator C-terminal domain-containing protein; amino-acid sequence: MAAIAADAGAFPNQVTYYFGSKDSLFIHAAFLALLHDAERVEAVGLSVESPASFRSAMARTVLILPSMPLVVRALAVGTSRPDLSAVVDQHLNLLFRQSERYLTRLLKQRNWELERPLPVETRTFWSTAFGATLLSQAGVAGSGNDLDLAGTLTVRTIGD
- a CDS encoding APC family permease, with the translated sequence MNSPAQSQTSKLKQSITGPLLFLFILGDVLGAGIYALVGKVAGEVGGAVWIPLALALFLAMLTAASYAELVTKYPKAGGAAVFAERAFKVPLVSFLVGFSMLAAGVTSAAGLSLAFAGDYLKPFLDIPATPTALVFLLLIALLNARGVKESVRANVVMTVIEVSGLVLVIVLVGLMFGRGDGDVSRVVEFNPAVTPGAGILAASLLAYYSFVGFETSANVAEEVRDVHRVYPKALFGALLTAGAIYILIGLASSIALPASDLNSSSGPLLQVVQATGFGVPDWLFGLVALIAVANGALLTMIMASRLAFGMAEQSLLPAGLGRVLPQRRTPWVAIAVTTLAAMALTATGDLGSLAETVVLLLLFVFISTNVAVLVLRKDRVEHKHFRVPVVIPWLALASCVLLLFQQGPEIWLRAAILLAIGLVLFFVTRWTQARKRTGKLAANRHPEAAKESLES
- a CDS encoding DUF1349 domain-containing protein, whose translation is MPTDIPWNRGEWTNQPAAVVEQAGDLLVTAVESSDAWRVTSYGFIHDTEHALLAPFPQDSAMEVEFTAGFSEQFDQAGIFVRVSAERWIKAGVEFADGAAQVGAVVTDGFSDWSLAPVPEWNGGRVRMRVSRSGDALTIRAASGGNELQLVRVVPFAPDLVATAGPFTCAPTRAGLTIPFHSWRATPADSNLH
- a CDS encoding MarR family transcriptional regulator, with protein sequence MERWPTSRLLSTAARLVELAWNDKLRPLGLTYPAVLTLDAVATGGPITPGDLARSVRVQAQTMGPLLTRLESRGYIRREPNRFDRRSQLVLITDLGLSLLEQSHDQESTVLSAVDLDSEGLREELLAIVRHTNFH
- a CDS encoding protein adenylyltransferase SelO; amino-acid sequence: MSDVARSTITFQGQFAGALPELAVPWRAEEAPDPQLLMLNQPLAVELGFDPDFLRTPEGVRLLIGNALPEEATPVAQGYAGHQFGFYSPRLGDGRALLLGEVEDADGKLRDIHLKGSGRTPFARNGDGLAAIGPMVREYIVSESMHALNIPTTRSLAVVATGRQVQREALLPGAVLTRVAASHLRVGSFQYARASNDLDLLRRLADHAIERHHPSSAAESNRYLALLKAVISVQAKLVAQWMLVGFVHGVMNTDNMTVSGETIDYGPCAFMEGFDPGAVYSSIDEMGRYAYRNQPVVAEWNLARFAESIAVLIHEDEEQAVALAVEALKGFREEYSATWFNGMKAKLGLPEAIDDDVASPVVDELLQLVQEARADYTSFFRSLGKAARGETEPSRRQILDLAAFDAWLDRWRALSPDADAMDRVNPVYIPRNHLVEEALAAATEGDTGPAERLVAALSEPYSERPGLEKYAEPAPESFGPYRTFCGT
- the nhaA gene encoding Na+/H+ antiporter NhaA; its protein translation is MNNNRTDPPRSSILGRGSYAESLRIGAILRKETVGGALLVAGAVLALIWANSPAADSYFALRDFKIGYEPWHLELSLGAWAADGLLAIFFFLVGLELKREFVAGDLRQFSKSIVPIAAAAGGVVVPAVIYAIINASSPETLRGWAIPTATDIAFAVAVLAIIGSHLPSALRIFLLTLAVVDDLIAISIIAIFYSSDIQVTPLLFALIPLAAYTFLAQKYRRFFGTKPMAAWLILLPLGLAVWALIHASGIHATVAGVLLGFAIPVIRSQASGGPEAGPGLSEIFEHRFRPISAGIAVPVFAFFSAGVAVGGWEGLGSALTDPVAIGIIVALVLGKPIGILGTTWVLTKITKASLDSSFKWIDVLGVSVLAGIGFTVSLLVAELSFGQGSIHDDHAKVGILAASLLAALLASVVLSTRNRQYRIAEAQEAIDSDDDGIPDVYQQDSRP